The Hemibagrus wyckioides isolate EC202008001 linkage group LG25, SWU_Hwy_1.0, whole genome shotgun sequence genome has a segment encoding these proteins:
- the fbxo16 gene encoding F-box only protein 16 isoform X2, with product MAFAPKEKLGGKMQTKRSSWTPLNHHLSNSQVFEERRNLVGKWFDKWSDSQRKQVLQDFFSRCSSAQMKYLRQTLCTQVPEEALDFTSVLPRVISLYVFSFLDPRSLCRCAQVSWHWKSLVELDQLWMPKCLRLGWCITFTPTPFEQGVWKRHYLETVQGLHVIRPQTFDKEEFIVPEVKMISSEFEEPTLENGEPRPSALSQHGRSLLGRATVTSPKGPPPWRDSDRHPTDTIRFNYLDNLDPIEHARQVQARSRRMNPNTTQESTEKKALSASSYKRCKAKSMINNEDTVNTMQPVNMWSNAVFYATHFD from the exons ATGGCTTTCGCTCCTAAAGAAAAACTTGGTGGTAAGATGCAGACCAAGCGCAGCTCCTGGACACCGCTAAACCATCACCTGTCCAACAGCCAG GTCTTTGAAGAGAGGAGAAATCTCGTTGGCAAGTGG TTTGATAAGTGGTCCGATAGCCAGAGGAAGCAGGTGCTACAGGACTTCTTTTCCCGTTGCTCCTCGGCCCAGATGAAGTATCTTAGACAGACTCTGTGCACTCAGGTGCCTGAGGAAGCACTGGACTTCACCAGTGTACTGCCCAGGGTCATATCTCTCTATGTCTTCTCCTTCCTCGACCCAAGAAGCCTCTGTAGATGTGCACAG GTTAGCTGGCATTGGAAGAGCCTGGTGGAACTGGACCAACTCTGGATGCCAAAATGCCTGCGACTGGGATGGTGTATAACCTTCACACCTACACCATTTGAGCAAGGGGTGTGGAAGAGGCACTATCTAGAGACAGTGCAGGGGCTTCATGTCATCCGACCCCAG ACTTTTGACAAGGAGGAATTTATCGTTCCTGAGGTGAAGATGATCAGCAGTGAATTTGAGGAGCCGACTCTGGAGAACGGAGAGCCGAGGCCCAGCGCCCTGAGTCAGCATGGGCGGAGTTTACTGGGTCGTGCCACGGTGACTTCACCAAAAGGACCTCCGCCGTGGAGAGACTCGGACAGACACCCAACTGACACCATACGCTTTAACTACTTAGACAACCTCGACCCAATCGAGCATGCAAGACAAGT ACAAGCAAGAAGCAGAAGGATGAatcccaacacaacacaagaaAGCACAGAGAAGAAAGCTCTCTCTGCCTCATCATACAAACGGTGCAAGGCCAAGTCTATG ATAAATAATGAAGACACAGTAAACACCATGCAGCCTGTAAACATGTGGAGTAATGCAGTTTTTTATGCAACtcattttgattaa
- the fbxo16 gene encoding F-box only protein 16 isoform X1, with the protein MAFAPKEKLGGKMQTKRSSWTPLNHHLSNSQVFEERRNLVGKWFDKWSDSQRKQVLQDFFSRCSSAQMKYLRQTLCTQVPEEALDFTSVLPRVISLYVFSFLDPRSLCRCAQVSWHWKSLVELDQLWMPKCLRLGWCITFTPTPFEQGVWKRHYLETVQGLHVIRPQTFDKEEFIVPEVKMISSEFEEPTLENGEPRPSALSQHGRSLLGRATVTSPKGPPPWRDSDRHPTDTIRFNYLDNLDPIEHARQVQARSRRMNPNTTQESTEKKALSASSYKRCKAKSMILSSLDLSTDSKRRQSRPQWATQNTMPFSSKDPEDRISTVQWNAGIRPGPVRNPVPRLTEKSLRASLRSHRSTPTPLEDEGQTTWTAA; encoded by the exons ATGGCTTTCGCTCCTAAAGAAAAACTTGGTGGTAAGATGCAGACCAAGCGCAGCTCCTGGACACCGCTAAACCATCACCTGTCCAACAGCCAG GTCTTTGAAGAGAGGAGAAATCTCGTTGGCAAGTGG TTTGATAAGTGGTCCGATAGCCAGAGGAAGCAGGTGCTACAGGACTTCTTTTCCCGTTGCTCCTCGGCCCAGATGAAGTATCTTAGACAGACTCTGTGCACTCAGGTGCCTGAGGAAGCACTGGACTTCACCAGTGTACTGCCCAGGGTCATATCTCTCTATGTCTTCTCCTTCCTCGACCCAAGAAGCCTCTGTAGATGTGCACAG GTTAGCTGGCATTGGAAGAGCCTGGTGGAACTGGACCAACTCTGGATGCCAAAATGCCTGCGACTGGGATGGTGTATAACCTTCACACCTACACCATTTGAGCAAGGGGTGTGGAAGAGGCACTATCTAGAGACAGTGCAGGGGCTTCATGTCATCCGACCCCAG ACTTTTGACAAGGAGGAATTTATCGTTCCTGAGGTGAAGATGATCAGCAGTGAATTTGAGGAGCCGACTCTGGAGAACGGAGAGCCGAGGCCCAGCGCCCTGAGTCAGCATGGGCGGAGTTTACTGGGTCGTGCCACGGTGACTTCACCAAAAGGACCTCCGCCGTGGAGAGACTCGGACAGACACCCAACTGACACCATACGCTTTAACTACTTAGACAACCTCGACCCAATCGAGCATGCAAGACAAGT ACAAGCAAGAAGCAGAAGGATGAatcccaacacaacacaagaaAGCACAGAGAAGAAAGCTCTCTCTGCCTCATCATACAAACGGTGCAAGGCCAAGTCTATG ATATTGTCATCACTGGACCTGAGTACAGACAGTAAGAGAAGGCAGAGCAGACCGCAGTGGGCCACGCAGAACACCATGCCATTCTCCAGTAAAGACCCGGAAGACAGGATCAGTACAGTCCAGTGGAACGCTGGGATACGGCCGGGTCCGGTGAGGAATCCGGTACCCAGGCTGACCGAGAAGAGTCTCCGAGCTTCATTAAGATCTCACAGAAGCACACCAA CACCGCTAGAGGATGAAGGACAGACGACCTGGACAGCAGCCTGA